Within the Flavobacterium sp. N502536 genome, the region TGCGCTTTTACTTTAAGATTTTCGTTGATACTGAATTCGTCCTGAGCGAGCTCATTCCAGGTAAAACCAGTGTTGATAAAATTAGTTCCGCGGTCACCCCTTTCAAATTCTAAATCTCTTAAGATTAAATCGATAGGATACATTTGATGCTCAAAAGCTTTTGATAGTTTGTCCTGAACCAGTCTGATGATGCTGTCGAAATTTTCGTCCTGCTGAAGCTTGATTCTGATCGGCAGCAGATTCACATAATAGCCTAATTGGTCTTCGAGATTGGCATGAACTCTTCCGGCAAACGGAACGCCCAGTATAATATCAGATTGCTCTGTTTGCAAGTGTAAAAAGCTAAAGAAAGCCGCTAAGTGAAATGTAAATTCAGTAACATTTAGTTTTTTAGCTATTTTTTTGATAGCCGAATTAACTGCGGGATTGAGGATAAACTCTATTTTACTGTCCTGATCCTCTGAAATAGTTTCCTGCAAATAATCGTATTTAAGCTGAAGCGGTTTTAAATGTCCCTGTAATTCCTTCATCCAATAGGTATTGGTAATCACATTGCTTTCTATTTGATGCTTCAACCAATAGCTGTATTCTTTGTATTGAATGTCTAATTTGGAAGAGGGAAGAATGGCTTCTTTTTTCAATATCGAGTTGTAAGTACTGCTTATCTCTTCGACCAAAAGCTGTAGCGACCAGGCATCAGATATGATGTGATGAATGACGAACAATAAGGTATGATGTTCGCGATCGATACGTATTATTTTTGCTTTGAATAAAGGTCCTTTGAAG harbors:
- a CDS encoding condensation domain-containing protein — encoded protein: MSFLRNLDIIAFKEALFRVIKKHEILRTVFKEDDEKNIRQFITPSEEFKFSIGCDDFSGHSDKEFLLEEEIQQTAGFVFNLFKGPLFKAKIIRIDREHHTLLFVIHHIISDAWSLQLLVEEISSTYNSILKKEAILPSSKLDIQYKEYSYWLKHQIESNVITNTYWMKELQGHLKPLQLKYDYLQETISEDQDSKIEFILNPAVNSAIKKIAKKLNVTEFTFHLAAFFSFLHLQTEQSDIILGVPFAGRVHANLEDQLGYYVNLLPIRIKLQQDENFDSIIRLVQDKLSKAFEHQMYPIDLILRDLEFERGDRGTNFINTGFTWNELAQDEFSINENLKVKAQSVATAQVKYDLWVISNGSHFTLEYRKEAFSSATIELFVERYLVFLEEVSKDIEQEIAAYSFKIQREKELEASRINIEINF